The Schaalia dentiphila ATCC 17982 sequence CGCTGGTCCACCTCATTAACGCGGACCTGCTTACCTGTGGCATCGCCACCATCATCCAGTCGGCCGGCATCGGCCGCTTCATTGGCGTGAAGCTCCCCCTCATCCAGGGCGTCACCTTCACCGCCGTCTCCCCCCTCATCGCAATCGGAGCAGCGGCCACGCCGCCCGGCGCCGACCCGACGACCGGCCTGGCCACCATGTACGGCTCCATCATCGCCGTCGGCCTCATCGTCTTCCTGGTGGCGCCCTTCTTCGCCAAGCTCCTGCGATTCTTCCCGCCGATCGTCACGGGTACGCTCCTGACCGTCATGGGCACGACGCTCCTGTCTGTCTCAGCCGGAGACATCGTCGCCTGGGCCGATCAGGCCACCGGTGATGCAGCGAAGGCAACCGCAACATTCGAGGCACTCGGCTTCGCTTTTGGAACGATCGCGATCATCGTCATCATCCAGCGCCTCTTTAAGGGCTTCATCGGGACCCTATCCGTCCTTCTCGCCCTCGTTATCATGACGGGCGTTGCATTCGTGATGGGCAAGACCGATTTCTCGGGCGTGGGAGAAGCCAGCTGGTTGGGCATCACCACGCCCTTCTACTTCGGCATCCCGAAGTTCTCCGCCACCGCGCTCCTCGCCATGATCATCGTCATGGCTGTGACCGCCGTGGAGACCACGGGCGACGTCTTCGCCACCGGCGAGGTCGTGGGCAAGCGCATCGCCCCGCGCGACATCGCTAACGCCCTGCGCGCCGACGGCCTATCCACGCTGCTGGGCGGCGTCCTCAACTCCTTCCCCTACACCTGCTTCGCGCAGAACGTCGGCCTCGTGCGCCTGACCCGCGTGAAGTCCCGCTGGGTCGTCACCGCCGCGGGCGTCTTCATGATCATCCTGGGCCTGTTGCCGAAGGCCGCGGCCATCGTCGCCGCCATCCCCTCCCCTGTCATCGGCGGCGCCTCGCTGGCGATGTTCGCCAACGTCGCCGTCGTCGGCATCCAGACCCTGGCGAAGGTTGACCTGCGCGACAACCGCAACGCCGTCATCGTCTCCACGTCGATCGGCCTGGCCCTCCTCGTGACTCTCAAGCCCGGCATCGTCTCGGTCATGCCCTCCTGGCTGCAGATCATCTTCGGCTCCGGCGTGACCATCGGCTCGCTGACGGCCATCATCCTCAACATCTTGTTCTTCCACATCGGACGCCAGGCCTCGCCGGACGTGGCCGTGGTGGACGGCAAGAAGATCAACCTGGACGACGTCAACGCAATGGATCGCGACCAGTTCGTCGCGACCTTCTCCTCGATGTTCTCGTCGCACACGTGGCCGGTCGAGCGTGCCTGGGAATCTCGTCCCTTCGCCTCCGTGTCTGAGCTGCGATCCTCCTTCGAGGACGCGGTCCTGGCGGCCAGCCCCGAGGAGGCCGAGGAGCTCATCGCTTCCTACACGGACGTCGTCTCCCTGGTCCTCGATGGTGCGGGCGACGAGCAGGCCAGCTCGGATACCTCGTCCCTGTCCGTGGGCGAGGTATCCTCCGAAGAAGCCGAGGAGCTACGCGCCCTGGCTGCCGCCTACCGCGAGAAGTTTGGCCGCCCGCTGGTCATCTGCGTGGACAACGTGGTGGACCGCAAGCATCTGCTGTCCTCGGGCTGGCGTCGCGTCGAGCACTCCCCCGCCCGCGAGGCTCGCTTCGCACTCGGCGAGGTCATCGACATCGCCGACCTGCGCTTCGATCAGCTGGTCGCAGACGCAAACCCCATGCGTGCCGCGTGGGACGCTGGCTTTGAGCGCCTCTGAGTAGCACTCAGAGTCTCCAAAAGACGAGGCCGGGGCGCGTTGGGAAATATGCCTGACGCGCCCCGGCTTTTGCGCGGCCTATTGTGGGCGATTTTACCCTGGTGATGTGCGTTGTGGACACCACAACTCCCCAATCAGCTGGCGGTGACACCGTTCAGCGGGGGCGCCGCATGAGGGTCCGAGGGAGGTCGCGTGACGCGATTACCTCAATCAACGACGGAATTGCACGAACAAGGGTCCGACACGCCGGCAACACGCGTTGAGAGGGTTTCGCGTCGTACCCCCTTAGCACTACCACTTCAGAGGCCACCGAAGGTGGCAAGCACCAACGAACTGGATAGGAAACGACGATCTGGATAGGTCATCGGCTTCTGGATAGGAAAATAACCTATCCAGAAGAGCCGTTCCTATCCAGAAGACAACTTCCGCCGTAGGAAATACGCACCACAGGCCTCACCACAAAACCGCACCGCACAGACTTCGCAGCATAGACCGCGGCGCCATCACACCAACGCATAGCACTTTTCACCCACAGTTCACCCGAGTCGCTCCAGGTGCAGATACGCCGAGGGGCCGACCTCGTGGTCGGCCCCTCGGCGTATCCCATCAACACAGTGCAAGTTGTCCCAGAAGGCTCCTCAATGATGTCTCGTCGGCATTGCTCGGGCCCGTGTGGCCCGTGCCGTATTCCCTTGTGATGACACCTACTGTAGGGACCCAACCTTGCGGCAATGGCAAGGTGAGCTGAGAATATCCTGGGAAATTAACCCCGCAGATAACTGAGTGATCCCAATACGAGTGTGCGCCCCCGGTTTCCCGGGGGCGCACACTGCGTTACGCGCTGTCAGTGCTGCGCGTTAGGCCTCAGCCGTTCCATTGGCCGTTCTCGGCGAAGTAGTACCACTTCCAGCCGATCCAGTGCCCGCCCGTGTACATGGCACCAGAGTCGGTGCTCAGGTAGTACCAGGAGGAGCCCTGTCGCAGCCAGCCGGTGGTCAGCGCGCCGCTGGAGTGCATGAAGTACCAGGATGAGCCGTCCTTGACCCAACCAGTCGCCATCGCGCCACTGCCGGGTGTCAGGTAGTACCAGGTCAGCCCATCGAGCAGCCAACCGGTGACCATGCGACCCGTCGCCGGATCCAGGTAGTACCAGGACGCACCATCCTTCACCCAGCCACTCGCCTGAGCACCCGAAGCGTCGTGGTAGAACCACCAACCAGCCTCGCTCACCCAGCCGGTGCGCATGTATCCGCTGGCATCGAAACGATAGGTGGCTCCGTCGATGAGGGCAGCACCGTTCCTGGGGTACGAACCGTCTGCGTAGCGGTACCACCAGCCGACAGAGTCGCTCACCCATTTGCCGTCCTGCGGGGCAGGAGCCGGAGTCGGCTCGGGAGCGAGCGTCGGGTCCGGAGTCGGCTCGGGAGCGGGCGTCGGATCCACCGTCGGCTCAGGTGCCGGGGTCGGATCGCCCTGGAGGCGCACCTCCTGCTTGGCGGGGTTGACGCCCCAGTCCCAGGCGAAGAGGTACGGGGTCACCGGGGCCTCGTCCGTGCGTCCCTGCTGCGCCCAGGCGGCCTTCAGCTCCGAGACGGGCACGGCGAAGTGGTAGCGATGCGTGCCGTCGGCCAGGATCTCGCCGTCGTCCTCGACGAGCTTGCGGTAGTACCACGTGCCGTCGGCATCCTCGTGGAAGTCGATGCCGGCCACGGGCGAGGCGTCGGTGACGTCGAAGGACACCGTGCGGGCGTCGCCCTCGCCGCTCACCGTCAGGTTGGAGATGACGGGGGCCTGCGTATCCAGCGTGAACTCGTAGCTCATCTGGTGCTTGTGCGAGGACGGACCATCCGTCGCAGCCTCGATCGTCAGCGTGTAGGCACCGTCGGGCAGCTCGTTGCCGGACTGGTCGTAGCCATCGAAGAAGGGTTCCTCACCGGCGAACTCACCCGGCTTCGTCCAGCCGGTCTCGAGGTCGTAGAGGGACTTGCGCACGCGGTTGATCGTGTAGGAGCGCACTGACTCGCCCGCGGAGTTGCGGTAGGTGACAGACATCGACGGGACCGAGCGCAGCATGCCGGTCATCGGCGCGATCCTGTCGGGGGCGCCCGCCCACTTGGCACGCGAGGTGATGAGGCGCTGCGTGTTGATCGTGGTGACCAGGTTCGAGTCCTGCTTATCCGACAGCGGGTTCAGCGCTCCCAGCGGGATGGACGAGTGCGCGTTGACCAGCGCAGAACGGAAGACGTGCACGGGTGTCGTCTCGTCGTCCGACCACTTGCCGTCGAAGACGTCCGGGGCTCCCCACGAGCCGTAGAAGCCCAGGTAGGGCACGGTCAGGCTCGGGGTCCCGTCCTCGCTCGTGAAGGTCACGGCGCCGTCGATGAAAGTGCCCTTCGGGGTGTTCTCCGAGGCAAAGGCCGCGAACTCGGACTCGGGGGTCACGGTGACGGTCACGGTGGCGTTCGACATCGCGGGGACCGTGATCTGCTGGGCGTCCCCAGCCTCGGCGACGCCGTCACCGGAGAAGGTCAGCGAGATTCCTGCGCCCGCCCAGTTCTGCGAGTGCTCGAGGAAGAGGCCCTCCTCGACCATCTCGGAGAGCGCCTGGCCGCCGAGGGTGTAGGTGTAGGCAGCGTCGGAGAGGTTGGTCAGCTGCACCTGGAAGGTCCAGCCCTTCGTCCCGTCGCCGAGGTCGGCCTTGGGTCGGGAGGGATCGGCGGCGCCGACGACGGTCGGGTAGACGGTCGCGGTGGTCGCTGCGAGCGCGTCGACGGCGCCCGCGCCGACCCTGCGCGGCGAGTAGTAGGTGCCGTCGCTCAGCTCGACGTCGATGAGCGGGTGGGCGGTGCCCATGAGGAGGTTGGTGACGACTGCGTTCTTCTGCTCGGCGCTCATTCCAGAGAAGGCAGGATCGCCCGCGAGGCGCTCGCGCACGAGGGCGCTGATTCCCGCGACCTGCGGGGATGCCATCGAGGTGCCCGACAGGCGCTGGTACTCGTTGCCGAGGTAGGCCGACATGATGTCGCCGCCGGGGGCAGCGATCTCAGGCTTGAGGGTCAGGTCGGGGGCCACACCCCACGCCGAGAACTCCGAGGCCGTCGGGTTGTTCGAGGCCAGCACGATGCCGGAGTGCGTGACGGTCACGGTGACGTCGGCTCCGTTGGCGGCGGCCAAGGCCTCGCGGATCGCCTCCCCGTCACGCTTGGTGATGGTCACCGTCGGCATCGACGTGGTCGAGCCGAGGATCGCCTGGTAGGGCGTGTCTGCCTCATCCGTATCGGCGACCATGAGGGCCGCGGGTGCCGGCGAGAGGGCCGTCAGGTTGCGCGCCTTGAGCTCCTCGGTCATGGCCGAGCCGTCGCGGGAGTCCGTACCGCCCTTATCCTCGAGGACGATCACGCCGGAGAGGTCGGTGCCCGCGTGCTGCTCGAGCCGGTCGGTGCCGCCAGCGCCGGCGTCGACGATGCGGTAGGTCTTCTCGGGGACGTCGCGCAGGCCGCGCACGGCCTCGCCCTGACCGTTGAGGGCGGTGCGGTAGGCGATTGTGCGATCGCCCAGGCTCACGTAGGACAGGGCCTCCTGGTTATCGACGGAGGCGACGGCCAGGGTGGACTTGTAGGAGGCGGGTTCGCCGAGCGTGCCCGTGTCGGGGTCGGTCGCGAACGGCTTGTTCTGGCCGGAGTTGTTGCCATAGGCGTTGGAGAAGGCGTTGCCGCCCGCCGCGTTGACGGTGATGCCAGCGGCGGCGAGCTTCTCGTACACGCCGGCGAAGACACTGTCCGCGTCGCTGCTCATGCCGGAGTCGTCGCCCAGGGACAGGTTGATGACGTCGGGCTTGATGACGAGCGCGTCATCGAGGGCCGCCAGCAGGGCGCTGTCGAGCATCGAGCCGTCCTCGTCCGAGGCGACCTTGGCGACGACGATCTGCGCGTGGGGCGCGGTGCCCTGCAGGACGTCCGCATTGGCGGCCGCGATCGCGGTGACGTGCGTACCGTGGGACAGGTCCTTCTCGGAATGGGGCACGACGTCGGCGTCGTTGTCCGCGTAGTCGTAGGCGAAGGGGATCTTGCTGTTGACGTACGTGCCCGCTCCGCCGTGCGGGAGCTTGCCCGCGAAGGCCTGCACGTCGGCCTGGCTCATGCGCACATCCACGCCGTCCATCGAGCCGGCGAAGGCGTCGTGGTCGGTCTGCAGGCCAGAGTCGATGACTTCGATGACCTGACGATCGCCCTTGAGGACGACC is a genomic window containing:
- a CDS encoding S8 family serine peptidase, which translates into the protein MTHHSTPALALAAALALTGVSVPALAASPQPGGVLPANPTYASSKDAQSGTRVEDALLSIRQAEAGGVTLPDASSAQEAADDTPTTIIVQLEDGTAGSSTQATRDDVKARIASAVEGVVPGAQVATVREYTNAFVGFAINAPGSSLAAIQKVEGVKTAFIEGVHKPMQTGAEGSGAPVLKNASSLAMTRANEVVLKGDRQVIEVIDSGLQTDHDAFAGSMDGVDVRMSQADVQAFAGKLPHGGAGTYVNSKIPFAYDYADNDADVVPHSEKDLSHGTHVTAIAAANADVLQGTAPHAQIVVAKVASDEDGSMLDSALLAALDDALVIKPDVINLSLGDDSGMSSDADSVFAGVYEKLAAAGITVNAAGGNAFSNAYGNNSGQNKPFATDPDTGTLGEPASYKSTLAVASVDNQEALSYVSLGDRTIAYRTALNGQGEAVRGLRDVPEKTYRIVDAGAGGTDRLEQHAGTDLSGVIVLEDKGGTDSRDGSAMTEELKARNLTALSPAPAALMVADTDEADTPYQAILGSTTSMPTVTITKRDGEAIREALAAANGADVTVTVTHSGIVLASNNPTASEFSAWGVAPDLTLKPEIAAPGGDIMSAYLGNEYQRLSGTSMASPQVAGISALVRERLAGDPAFSGMSAEQKNAVVTNLLMGTAHPLIDVELSDGTYYSPRRVGAGAVDALAATTATVYPTVVGAADPSRPKADLGDGTKGWTFQVQLTNLSDAAYTYTLGGQALSEMVEEGLFLEHSQNWAGAGISLTFSGDGVAEAGDAQQITVPAMSNATVTVTVTPESEFAAFASENTPKGTFIDGAVTFTSEDGTPSLTVPYLGFYGSWGAPDVFDGKWSDDETTPVHVFRSALVNAHSSIPLGALNPLSDKQDSNLVTTINTQRLITSRAKWAGAPDRIAPMTGMLRSVPSMSVTYRNSAGESVRSYTINRVRKSLYDLETGWTKPGEFAGEEPFFDGYDQSGNELPDGAYTLTIEAATDGPSSHKHQMSYEFTLDTQAPVISNLTVSGEGDARTVSFDVTDASPVAGIDFHEDADGTWYYRKLVEDDGEILADGTHRYHFAVPVSELKAAWAQQGRTDEAPVTPYLFAWDWGVNPAKQEVRLQGDPTPAPEPTVDPTPAPEPTPDPTLAPEPTPAPAPQDGKWVSDSVGWWYRYADGSYPRNGAALIDGATYRFDASGYMRTGWVSEAGWWFYHDASGAQASGWVKDGASWYYLDPATGRMVTGWLLDGLTWYYLTPGSGAMATGWVKDGSSWYFMHSSGALTTGWLRQGSSWYYLSTDSGAMYTGGHWIGWKWYYFAENGQWNG
- a CDS encoding solute carrier family 23 protein; amino-acid sequence: MASSPSSAPHPVDQVPPFGKLTILGIQHVLAFYAGAVVVPLVIASGLGLDNHTLVHLINADLLTCGIATIIQSAGIGRFIGVKLPLIQGVTFTAVSPLIAIGAAATPPGADPTTGLATMYGSIIAVGLIVFLVAPFFAKLLRFFPPIVTGTLLTVMGTTLLSVSAGDIVAWADQATGDAAKATATFEALGFAFGTIAIIVIIQRLFKGFIGTLSVLLALVIMTGVAFVMGKTDFSGVGEASWLGITTPFYFGIPKFSATALLAMIIVMAVTAVETTGDVFATGEVVGKRIAPRDIANALRADGLSTLLGGVLNSFPYTCFAQNVGLVRLTRVKSRWVVTAAGVFMIILGLLPKAAAIVAAIPSPVIGGASLAMFANVAVVGIQTLAKVDLRDNRNAVIVSTSIGLALLVTLKPGIVSVMPSWLQIIFGSGVTIGSLTAIILNILFFHIGRQASPDVAVVDGKKINLDDVNAMDRDQFVATFSSMFSSHTWPVERAWESRPFASVSELRSSFEDAVLAASPEEAEELIASYTDVVSLVLDGAGDEQASSDTSSLSVGEVSSEEAEELRALAAAYREKFGRPLVICVDNVVDRKHLLSSGWRRVEHSPAREARFALGEVIDIADLRFDQLVADANPMRAAWDAGFERL